A genome region from Baekduia alba includes the following:
- a CDS encoding four-carbon acid sugar kinase family protein: MTVVLAIVGDDLTGVVSVAGEVAARGIATTVLPVGDADALLSTCAAISTDSRNLEAPVAADRAAEAIRAVRDAGARYCLKKVDSLLRGNIGPELQATLGGFGAGPAVCTFAAPLHGRTTVGGTQHVDGRPLAAALDPGSHLLSAAGSADVCELLGADVSGVRHVPLHLVAAGRDALREEIERLTELEDTKAIVCDAATLDDLRTVAAAAVGAGIHLFAGTSGMGAAVADALIEVGALEPVGPVLVLSATASAVGRGQVDHAVGHGIATVISLEHPREENDDLLEQTLMTLRSGRNVLLAVTGDVPAAGFDAADAHQVVELLASFGHAVVRSMPVAGVIATGGDVAEAFLRALGSPTLAIAQEVIAGVPLATVVDGPFTGLRLAAKPGSYGPEDAFARISGWLQATAANGASTRAHTSIDDDKEPGRGTERCNA; the protein is encoded by the coding sequence ATGACGGTGGTGTTGGCCATCGTGGGGGACGACCTGACCGGCGTCGTCTCGGTGGCCGGCGAGGTCGCGGCTCGCGGGATCGCCACAACCGTGCTGCCGGTGGGCGACGCCGACGCGCTGCTGAGCACGTGCGCCGCGATCTCGACCGATAGCCGCAACCTCGAAGCCCCGGTGGCAGCGGATCGCGCCGCCGAAGCGATCCGGGCGGTTCGCGATGCCGGCGCGCGCTATTGCCTGAAGAAGGTGGACTCGCTGCTGCGCGGCAACATCGGCCCTGAGCTCCAGGCGACGCTGGGCGGCTTCGGCGCGGGCCCGGCGGTCTGCACCTTCGCCGCCCCGCTGCATGGCCGGACGACCGTGGGCGGGACGCAACACGTCGACGGCCGGCCGCTGGCCGCCGCGCTGGATCCGGGTTCGCATCTGCTGTCGGCGGCCGGTAGCGCGGACGTCTGTGAGCTGCTCGGCGCCGATGTCTCCGGAGTTCGACATGTCCCGCTGCATCTGGTCGCCGCTGGGCGCGACGCGCTGCGGGAGGAGATCGAGCGCCTGACGGAGTTGGAAGACACGAAGGCGATCGTCTGCGACGCGGCGACCTTGGACGATCTGCGCACCGTCGCCGCGGCAGCAGTCGGTGCGGGCATCCACCTCTTCGCCGGCACGAGCGGCATGGGTGCGGCGGTCGCGGACGCCCTGATCGAGGTCGGCGCGCTGGAGCCCGTCGGTCCGGTGCTCGTGCTGTCGGCGACGGCCAGTGCGGTCGGGCGCGGGCAGGTCGACCATGCGGTGGGTCATGGCATCGCCACCGTGATCTCGCTCGAGCACCCACGCGAGGAGAACGACGATCTGCTGGAGCAGACGCTGATGACGCTGCGCAGCGGGCGCAACGTCCTGCTCGCGGTGACAGGGGATGTCCCGGCGGCGGGGTTCGACGCCGCGGATGCCCATCAGGTCGTTGAGCTTTTGGCCAGCTTCGGCCACGCGGTGGTCCGCTCCATGCCGGTGGCCGGCGTGATCGCCACGGGCGGTGATGTCGCCGAGGCGTTCTTGCGGGCGTTGGGCAGCCCGACGTTGGCGATCGCCCAGGAGGTGATCGCCGGCGTGCCGCTGGCCACGGTGGTCGATGGTCCGTTCACCGGTCTACGGCTGGCCGCCAAGCCGGGCAGTTACGGGCCTGAGGATGCCTTCGCGCGGATCAGCGGCTGGCTGCAGGCGACGGCGGCCAATGGGGCGAGCACACGGGCGCACACGAGCATCGACGACGACAAGGAGCCTGGTCGTGGGACTGAACGCTGTAACGCTTGA
- a CDS encoding PdxA family dehydrogenase, whose protein sequence is MRPTIGITLGEAAGVGPEVAVVAARDRRVAAACRPLLIGSADVAAAGARVAGVPPKSVHVASAPEELLEEVDGIQVLDTDDLHDGEWTPGVLSQAAGRAAARETARAVALATDGTIDAIVSAPVNKRALELGGAAYPGQTGYLEALTGSPSAMTILVGGPMRVALLSSHVSLTQAINLVTRESVLLAVQRLARALDEAFGISRPRIAVAALNPHASDDGLMGVEEGELIEPAVQDLQALGLDVVGPVPADALFLQADRGAYDGILALYHDQGVVPLKRHGYATFAYGLPVLRTTVGHGSAYNIAGQGKADATPMVNAIMLASDLWRVRARRGATTMVDR, encoded by the coding sequence GTGAGGCCCACGATCGGCATCACGCTGGGCGAAGCGGCGGGCGTCGGCCCCGAGGTGGCTGTGGTGGCTGCTCGGGATCGTCGTGTCGCCGCCGCGTGCCGGCCGCTGCTGATCGGCTCCGCTGACGTGGCGGCCGCCGGCGCCCGGGTCGCCGGCGTGCCGCCGAAGTCGGTCCACGTGGCGTCGGCGCCTGAAGAGCTGCTCGAAGAGGTCGACGGGATCCAGGTGCTGGACACCGACGACCTGCACGATGGCGAGTGGACGCCCGGCGTTCTGTCGCAGGCCGCCGGTCGGGCGGCCGCCCGGGAGACGGCGCGCGCGGTGGCGCTGGCGACCGACGGGACGATCGACGCGATCGTGTCCGCCCCGGTCAACAAGCGGGCGCTCGAGCTCGGTGGCGCGGCATACCCGGGGCAGACCGGGTATCTCGAGGCGCTCACCGGCAGCCCGTCGGCCATGACGATCTTGGTCGGCGGTCCGATGCGGGTGGCGCTGCTCTCCTCCCACGTCTCGCTCACGCAGGCCATCAACCTGGTTACCCGCGAGAGTGTCTTGCTGGCCGTTCAGCGGCTGGCTCGCGCGCTCGACGAGGCCTTCGGCATCAGTCGGCCGCGGATCGCGGTCGCGGCGCTGAATCCCCATGCCAGCGACGACGGTCTCATGGGGGTCGAGGAGGGCGAGCTGATCGAGCCGGCCGTGCAGGATCTGCAAGCCCTGGGGCTCGATGTCGTCGGCCCGGTGCCGGCCGATGCGCTGTTCCTGCAGGCGGACCGCGGGGCCTACGACGGGATCCTGGCGCTGTATCACGATCAGGGTGTCGTCCCGCTCAAGCGCCACGGCTACGCGACGTTCGCTTACGGCCTGCCGGTGCTGCGGACCACGGTCGGGCATGGGTCGGCCTACAACATCGCCGGGCAGGGCAAGGCCGACGCCACGCCGATGGTCAACGCGATCATGCTCGCGTCTGATCTTTGGCGCGTTCGCGCGCGTCGGGGTGCGACGACGATGGTCGATCGATGA
- a CDS encoding M24 family metallopeptidase, with the protein MIEPDALRFARVREEMERADLDVLVCRLAENVLVLSGFLCVLGYAAVVFPREGDPILIASSREEEWFSDGWVTDVRTFPMWDPREVETPQATHFSSGDHINRHLAAIAAEKRFPARRVGYEGSFEFIAPPVIVPEPVVPAEPSKAALAAAFPTAELVDATDVINAIRAFKTPRDIERLRRANEVNAFGLEAWRDVCLRQGTEAEAAGAYQAAITERGIGYQGARFAMGWPQTFSGSATETWVYKPTTDRRIEDGDLVIIELACSVDGYYVDSTRTIVVGTPTEAQVQLAEACDAGMAAAIAAAGPGVPAADVDRAAREAMGDYRKYMLHHVGHGLGWKYHEPIPTVTPNSTHVLAPGMYFALEPAAYVPGVGGVRNEHNVVVTEDGVDVLSGQFPIALVPTGRAV; encoded by the coding sequence ATGATCGAGCCTGACGCGTTGCGCTTCGCGCGGGTGCGCGAGGAGATGGAGCGGGCCGACCTCGACGTCCTCGTCTGCCGGTTGGCTGAGAACGTTCTCGTGCTCAGCGGCTTCCTGTGTGTCCTGGGCTACGCGGCGGTGGTGTTCCCGCGCGAGGGCGATCCGATCCTCATCGCTTCCAGCCGGGAGGAAGAGTGGTTCTCCGACGGGTGGGTGACGGATGTCCGCACCTTCCCGATGTGGGATCCGCGTGAGGTCGAGACCCCGCAGGCCACGCACTTCAGCTCAGGCGACCACATCAACCGCCATCTGGCGGCGATCGCGGCCGAGAAGCGGTTCCCGGCGCGGCGGGTGGGCTACGAGGGCAGCTTCGAGTTCATCGCGCCGCCGGTGATCGTGCCGGAGCCGGTGGTCCCGGCCGAGCCGTCGAAGGCGGCGCTGGCGGCGGCGTTCCCGACCGCCGAGCTGGTCGACGCGACGGATGTGATCAACGCGATCCGGGCGTTCAAGACGCCACGCGACATCGAGCGGCTGCGACGCGCCAACGAGGTCAACGCCTTCGGGTTGGAAGCCTGGCGCGACGTGTGCCTGCGCCAAGGCACCGAGGCCGAGGCGGCCGGCGCCTACCAGGCGGCGATCACTGAGCGCGGGATCGGCTACCAAGGTGCTCGGTTTGCCATGGGCTGGCCGCAGACCTTCAGCGGCTCAGCGACCGAGACGTGGGTGTACAAGCCCACGACGGATCGGCGGATCGAGGACGGCGATCTCGTGATCATCGAGCTCGCGTGCTCGGTCGACGGCTACTACGTCGACTCAACACGCACGATCGTGGTGGGCACGCCGACCGAGGCGCAGGTTCAGCTGGCCGAGGCCTGCGATGCGGGCATGGCCGCCGCGATCGCGGCGGCGGGGCCGGGCGTCCCGGCGGCCGATGTCGACCGAGCGGCGCGGGAGGCGATGGGCGACTACCGCAAGTACATGCTCCATCACGTCGGTCACGGCCTCGGTTGGAAGTACCACGAGCCGATCCCGACGGTCACCCCGAACTCGACGCATGTGCTCGCGCCCGGGATGTACTTCGCACTGGAGCCCGCGGCCTACGTGCCGGGCGTCGGCGGTGTGCGCAACGAGCACAACGTCGTCGTCACGGAGGACGGTGTCGACGTGTTGTCCGGGCAGTTCCCCATCGCTCTGGTGCCGACGGGCCGGGCGGTGTGA
- a CDS encoding cobalamin-independent methionine synthase II family protein: MPDLDYEYGTKAGRGSFWFHDSGGEQHVMQRSEERILTTHVGSLPRSSELTQLMFEHQEGHGDDDTLWGTVQKDVDAIVERQVAAGVAIPSDGEMGKPGFSNYLRYRLDGLGGETDPWVFTDLATVPELQAFYFEDEAAGHIHMPACEGELRYRGHEYVQRDIANLKAAMERHGVAEAFIPAASPGIIAYHMTNRHYPSYEEYLFAAAEAMREEYKAITDAGLLLQLDCPDIGCVAHTVGWMTPIVEKLGLRKFVELHIEALNHGVRGLPADQIRMHLCWANYEAPHQFDIPLSDVLEPVLKKALPNGILFEAANPRHEHEWEIFEDLKVPDEKVMIPGVIDTTTNYVEHPRLVAQRIERFARAIGRERVIAGSDCGFGTFVGFGAVFENVVWMKLDALAQGAAIASERLWSRTGSAA; encoded by the coding sequence ATGCCAGATCTCGACTATGAATACGGAACCAAAGCTGGACGCGGGTCATTTTGGTTCCACGATTCAGGAGGAGAGCAGCACGTCATGCAGCGCAGCGAAGAGCGCATCCTGACCACGCATGTGGGCAGCCTGCCGCGTAGTTCCGAGTTGACGCAACTCATGTTCGAGCACCAGGAAGGTCACGGTGACGACGACACGCTCTGGGGCACGGTCCAGAAGGACGTCGATGCCATCGTCGAGCGCCAGGTCGCGGCGGGCGTCGCCATCCCAAGCGACGGCGAGATGGGCAAGCCGGGCTTCAGCAACTACCTGCGCTACCGGCTCGATGGCCTTGGCGGCGAGACCGATCCGTGGGTCTTCACGGACCTGGCCACCGTTCCGGAGCTGCAGGCGTTCTACTTCGAGGACGAGGCGGCCGGCCACATCCACATGCCGGCTTGCGAGGGCGAGCTGCGCTATCGCGGGCACGAGTACGTCCAGCGCGACATCGCCAACCTGAAGGCGGCGATGGAGCGCCACGGAGTCGCCGAGGCGTTCATCCCGGCTGCTTCGCCGGGGATCATCGCCTACCACATGACCAACCGGCACTACCCCAGCTACGAGGAGTACCTGTTCGCGGCGGCGGAGGCGATGCGCGAGGAGTACAAAGCGATCACCGACGCTGGGCTCCTGCTGCAGCTGGACTGTCCGGACATCGGCTGCGTCGCGCACACCGTGGGCTGGATGACGCCGATCGTCGAGAAGCTCGGCCTGCGCAAGTTCGTCGAGCTCCACATCGAGGCGCTCAACCATGGGGTGCGCGGGCTGCCGGCCGATCAGATCCGGATGCATCTCTGCTGGGCCAACTACGAGGCGCCACACCAGTTCGACATCCCGCTGAGTGACGTCCTGGAGCCGGTGCTCAAGAAGGCGCTGCCCAACGGGATCCTGTTCGAGGCGGCCAATCCCCGCCACGAGCACGAGTGGGAGATCTTCGAGGACCTGAAGGTTCCGGACGAGAAGGTGATGATCCCTGGGGTGATCGACACGACGACCAACTACGTCGAGCATCCGCGCCTGGTGGCTCAGCGGATCGAGCGCTTCGCGCGTGCGATCGGTCGCGAGCGCGTCATCGCCGGATCGGACTGCGGCTTCGGAACGTTCGTCGGCTTCGGCGCGGTGTTCGAGAACGTCGTGTGGATGAAGCTCGACGCGCTGGCCCAAGGAGCGGCGATCGCCTCGGAGCGGCTGTGGTCACGCACGGGCTCGGCGGCCTGA
- a CDS encoding LacI family DNA-binding transcriptional regulator: MSAEQNQPKRKTNVEFAGLSNSERVTSRHIAKAAGVSQTTVSRVLSGSNLVTPDTRARVMQVLEEYGYQPNAIAQAMVTGRTSTIGVVVDGITNPFYPELLEAIANAMEGSGYRMTLWSSGAASEPAAIEAISQRLVDGIIFTGAVADSPALQEATKGEAPLVLLNRYVDGVRCDTVTTDNVSGGRAAAEHLLSLGHRSLGVIGAAPDLSTAREREQGFREALAAHGLEPWIDRGQPSFHLGWEALQELATMPERPTAVFCMNDITAFGVLSAAQRFGLSVPGDLSVLGFDDIDMAQWETFNLTTVRQPIVEMAQNAVRLLQERIEDPTRKPRHRCLEARVILRDTTGAPGARSGRS; encoded by the coding sequence GTGTCCGCAGAACAAAATCAGCCCAAGCGAAAGACCAATGTCGAATTTGCAGGGCTTTCTAACTCTGAACGCGTAACCAGTCGACACATCGCGAAGGCCGCCGGGGTGTCGCAGACCACCGTGTCCCGCGTCCTGAGCGGCAGCAACCTCGTCACGCCGGACACCCGTGCTCGCGTCATGCAGGTCCTGGAGGAGTACGGCTACCAGCCCAACGCCATCGCCCAGGCGATGGTCACCGGGCGCACCTCGACGATCGGGGTCGTCGTCGACGGCATCACCAATCCGTTCTATCCGGAGCTGCTCGAGGCGATCGCCAACGCGATGGAGGGCTCCGGCTACCGGATGACCCTGTGGTCCTCCGGCGCGGCGTCGGAGCCGGCGGCCATCGAGGCGATCTCCCAGCGCCTGGTCGACGGCATCATCTTCACCGGCGCCGTCGCGGACTCCCCCGCGCTCCAGGAGGCGACCAAGGGCGAAGCGCCCCTGGTGCTGCTCAACCGCTACGTCGATGGCGTCCGCTGCGACACGGTCACCACCGACAACGTCAGCGGCGGCCGCGCCGCGGCCGAGCACCTGCTCAGCCTGGGGCATCGCTCGCTCGGCGTCATCGGTGCCGCCCCCGACCTCAGCACGGCCCGCGAGCGCGAGCAGGGCTTCCGCGAGGCGCTCGCAGCACATGGCCTCGAACCCTGGATCGACCGCGGCCAGCCCTCGTTCCACCTCGGCTGGGAGGCACTTCAGGAGCTCGCCACGATGCCCGAGCGTCCGACCGCCGTCTTCTGCATGAACGACATCACCGCCTTCGGCGTGCTCTCCGCCGCCCAGCGATTCGGACTCAGTGTCCCGGGTGACCTGTCGGTCCTGGGCTTCGACGACATCGACATGGCCCAGTGGGAGACGTTCAACCTGACCACCGTGCGCCAGCCGATCGTCGAGATGGCGCAGAACGCCGTACGACTCCTGCAGGAGCGTATCGAGGACCCGACGCGCAAACCGCGGCACCGCTGTCTCGAAGCGCGCGTCATCCTGCGCGACACCACCGGCGCGCCCGGCGCGCGGAGCGGAAGGTCGTAG